DNA from Streptomyces sp. NBC_01260:
ATCCACCAGGCCGCCGGTGAGCGGCCCCTCGTCCACCGTCTCGCGCAGCGTCTTCAGCGCCCGCGCCAGCCGGCGGCGCGCCTGGACCATCGGCGTCCGGTACCGCAGCACGGCCGGCTCGCCGTCCTCGCCCGCCGCCCGGTGCTCGCGCTCCTCGTCCGAGACGAGGACGAACCAGCGCACCGGGACCTGCCACACCGCCGTCCTGATCCAGGGCCGGGCGTCCGGATTGCGCTGCGACCACCGCTCGTGGTCGGCGAGGGCCTGCCCCCGCACCACCGGCGGCAGCACGGCGTCGAGCACCGGCCCGGGGAACATGTCCGCGAGACCGTCCAGCGCCAGCCAGCCGCGCAGCCGGGTCCGCCACGGGCAGACGCACACCACACCGTCCACCTCGGCGACGAACGCGTCGGCGCTCTCGTGCGCCGGGACACCGGCCGGCGGGGTCGCCGCCAGGTCGGCCAGCGAGCGGCGCAGTTCGTCCTGCGCCGTGGGGATCCGGGCCCGGCCCGCATAGCGCGCCCAGTGCGCGCGTTCGGCCTCCGGGAAGGCCGCCAGTGGCTCGTAGACCCTGAGGTAGGACGCGTATGGGACGGGCACCGAAGACACCACCGACATGCAGCGATCGTGTCACGCCCGTACTCCGCTCGTGGGTGATCCGCCCCGCCGGATCAGATCTCCGTCCGTGCGGGACGGGCGGCCTTAAGCTCATGCCCACGGACCGTCCGTGCCGGTCGGTCCGGGGCCCTCCCCACCTTCAGGAGGGTCTTCCCGCCGCTTCGTAATTGGGAGTCACCACAGTGACCGATGTGACCGACGGCGTCCTGCACACCCTGTTCCACTCGGATCAGGGGGGCCACGAACAAGTCGTGCTCTGTCAGGACCGTGCCAGCGGCCTCAAGGCCGTCATCGCCATCCACTCCACCGCCCTGGGCCCGGCCCTGGGCGGCACCCGTTTCTATCCGTACGCCTCCGAGGAGGCCGCCGTCGCGGACGCGCTGAACCTCGCGCGCGGAATGTCGTACAAGAACGCCCTGGCCGGGCTCGACCACGGTGGCGGCAAGGCCGTCATCATCGGCGATCCGGAGGCCTTCGAGGGCACCCGGAGGACCGAACTGCTCCTGGCCTACGGCCGGTCCGTGGCCTCGCTCGGTGGCCGCTACGTGACGGCCTGCGATGTCGGCACGTACGTCGCCGACATGGACGTCGTGGCCCGCGAGTGCCGCTGGACAACCGGCCGCTCCCCCGAGAACGGCGGCGCCGGCGACTCGTCGGTGCTCACCGCGTTCGGCGTCTTCCAGGGCATGCGGGCCTCGGCCCAGCACCTCTGGGGGGACCCGACGCTGCGTGGCCGAAAAGTGGGGGTCGCCGGAGTCGGCAAGGTCGG
Protein-coding regions in this window:
- a CDS encoding Leu/Phe/Val dehydrogenase; amino-acid sequence: MTDVTDGVLHTLFHSDQGGHEQVVLCQDRASGLKAVIAIHSTALGPALGGTRFYPYASEEAAVADALNLARGMSYKNALAGLDHGGGKAVIIGDPEAFEGTRRTELLLAYGRSVASLGGRYVTACDVGTYVADMDVVARECRWTTGRSPENGGAGDSSVLTAFGVFQGMRASAQHLWGDPTLRGRKVGVAGVGKVGHHLVEHLLADGALVTITDVRDESVRRVTEKHPGVAVAADTGALIRTEGLDIYAPCALGGALNDDTVPVLTASVVCGAANNQLAHPGVEKDLADRSILYAPDYVVNAGGVVQVADELHGFDFDRCRAKAAKIFDTTLAIFARAKSDGIPPAAAADRIAEQRMADAVRR